ACGGACGCCAGGATCACTGCCCTGGCACAGGGACGCCCGTCCCTGGCTCGCGTCAAACCTCGACCGGCAGGCGCGTGAGGCCGTGGAGGATGAAGTTAGTCCCCCACTGCGGCGCCTCGCGCGCCGAGAGGCGAAGGTTGGGGAAGCGCTGCAGGAGCGCGTTCAGGGCGATCGGGGCCTCGAGGCGGGCGAGCGGGGCGCCGAGGCAGAAGTGGATACCCTGGCCGAAGGCGAGGTGACGGACGTTGTTCCGGGTCACGTCGAGCGCATCCGGCTCCTCGAACTGGGCGGGATCGCGGTTCGCCGCCCCGAGGAAGAGCATCACCTGGTCGTCCTTCCTGATCAGGGCCCCATCCAGCTCGACGTCTACCAGGGCGTGGCGGGAGGTGGCCTGTACCGGGCTGTCGTAGCGCAGCAGCTCCTCCGTCGCCTCCTGCATGAGGTCCGGGTC
This genomic window from Dehalococcoidia bacterium contains:
- a CDS encoding cytochrome P450, whose protein sequence is DPDLMQEATEELLRYDSPVQATSRHALVDVELDGALIRKDDQVMLFLGAANRDPAQFEEPDALDVTRNNVRHLAFGQGIHFCLGAPLARLEAPIALNALLQRFPNLRLSAREAPQWGTNFILHGLTRLPVEV